The Halictus rubicundus isolate RS-2024b chromosome 3, iyHalRubi1_principal, whole genome shotgun sequence genome includes a region encoding these proteins:
- the Chd1 gene encoding chromodomain-helicase-DNA-binding protein 1 isoform X2, whose amino-acid sequence MQKTLESESGKESGSDSENESKSDSSSSGSNTGSGSGSESDSSSSSGSGSGSGSDSEKSEKSDAPAQSDSFQSKSSNHSTETKVRLKNESSREWDENPDIYGIRRSGRSRKEPERLATQRESDSDSRKKFKKKSSHNSWNSESSDSESDDLESRRPPPSKSLNRRAAQKAKEKSRVRKKRISESSENSSFDSDDNRRQVTRRTGTAVSYKEESEERTDSEDLVEVEEDNTVTAEPDNAETIERILAQRLGKKGVTGNVTTIYAVEENGDPNPEDLSNEETEKQYLIKWKGWSHIHNTWESEESLKAQKVKGLKKLDNFIKREREIKNWRDYAGPEDIDYFECQLELQQDLLKSYNNVERIIAEYNKPDSEHPDYYCKWESLPYAEATWEDGALIIKKWPEKIKEFRDREDSKRTPSKHCKVLKSRPKFHQLKGQPEYMGIGRELILRDYQMDGLNWMIHSWCKENSVILADEMGLGKTIQTICFLYYLFHTQQLHGPFLLVVPLSTMTSWQREMSQWAPDLNFVTYLGDVTSRNVIREYEWCYSSKRLKFNAILTTYEIVLKDKAFLGALNWAVLLVDEAHRLKNDDSLLYKALAEFHTNHRLLITGTPLQNSLKELWALLHFIMPTKFNSWEEFEKEHDNAAQKGYSKLHKQLEPFILRRVKKDVEKSLPAKVEQILRVEMTSLQKQYYKWILTKNYNALRKGVKGSTMTFLNIVIELKKCCNHAFLTKPTEYERKESNEDYLQQIIRGSGKLVLLDKLLVRLRETGHRVLIFSQMVRMLDILGEYLQKRHFPFQRLDGSIKGELRKQALDHFNAEGSQDFCFLLSTRAGGLGINLATADTVIIFDSDWNPQNDLQAQARAHRIGQKNQVNIYRLVTKNSVEEEIVERAKQKMVLDHLVIQRMDTTGRTVLDKKNAGTNNNPFNKEDLNAILKFGAEDLFKDEEDGDEEPTCDIDEILRRAETRDEGPATVGDELLSAFKVASFAAFEEESEPVSQPNDNDDESKDWAEIIPENFRKKVEEEEKSKEMEDLYLPPRSRKTLQQINQSEGRARKRKKADDSEDGEDSGSEAEGSDDDRPKKRGRPRVTPRENIKSFTDAEIRRFVKSYKKFPAPLKRLDDIAADAELQEKPMSELRFLGDQLRSRCEACLSEFESTAKENKGEEEGKGPGRKRGRGPTFKIGGVMVNAKSFSAAVKELEPLDQALPTDSEQRSNWHIDTKLKPANFDSEWNSEDDSRLLRGIYQHGMGSWEAIKMDSSLKLGDKILPNSKLHLKKINARAEYLLKVLKKQIDTKLGVTKTRKPRKPKEIKSAITKEIVEENDSSGDESSKAKSKAEKPPVKKEEEVVKKEIKEEVEDVPDEKKKDKKTKKEKKENKKAKKTKQATGPMHFTANNEPRALDVLGDLQPSIFNECKEKMRPVKKALKALDRPDQSLSEAEQVAHTRQCLVQIGNQINTCLEEYRDPEQIKGWRSNLWYFVSKFTEFDAKKLYKLYKHATKKGGDSNTSATSSPEKKEEPSNAKHTDKTYDKHIDKLQIDTNKESRLQKRRVEDMEETSNSSTPSKKHFSALSAVSSISNTSTVTIGAITITPITSTPNSTSSTTNSTDTPRHKEKESKHNKDVKRDRERDRDRDRAHGDRSMDRMSGGKDERIRRDSGGYSISGHYSGSRDDDHWLPRDGRDMRDGRFGDHKRDRFDSYGRMSSGYHRDRDRDRDRSMHMNDKRSDYYRYPSGPPSYGYGPGGYGGGGGGGYPPSDIPPSHFRGRGYPGDGYPSDWRPNKDYRRDYDRRPPPPNANS is encoded by the exons ATGCAG AAAACGTTAGAATCTGAATCTGGTAAGGAATCTGGATCTGATTCTGAAAATGAGAGTAAGAGCGATAGCTCTTCCTCTGGGAGCAATACAGGATCTGGTTCGGGATCGGAAAG TGACTCTAGCTCCTCGAGTGGTTCCGGGTCTGGATCAGGCTCTGATTCCGAGAAATCAGAGAAGTCGGATGCACCTGCACAAAGCGATAGCTTCCAGAGCAAAAGTTCGAATCACAGCACAGAAACAAAAGTTAGGCTTAAAAATGAGTCTAGTCGTGAATGGGATGAGAATCCTGATATATATGGCATCAGGAGATCTGGGCGTTCTAGAAAAGAGCCTGAAAGGCTTGCAACACAACGAGAAAGCGATAGCGATAGTCGCAAGAAATTTAAGAAGAAAAG TTCTCACAATTCGTGGAATTCAGAAAGTTCAGATTCTGAATCTGACGATCTTGAGAGTAGGAGACCACCACCTAGTAAATCGTTGAATAGACGTGCCGCTCAAAAGGCAAAAGAAAAATCCAGAGTGCGGAAGAAGAGAATTTCAGAGTCATCTGAAAATTCTTCCTTTGACAGTGACGATAACAGAAG ACAAGTTACAAGAAGAACTGGTACTGCAGTCAGTTACAAAGAGGAGAGCGAAGAGAGAACTGATAGCGAAGACTTGGTGGAAGTCGAGGAAGATAATACTGTAACCGCAGAGCCTGATAATGCAGAAACCATTGAGCGAATTTTGGCGCAGAGGCTTGGTAAAAAAGGAG TTACAGGGAATGTTACAACAATATACGCTGTCGAAGAGAATGGAGACCCGAATCCGGAAGACTTGTCGAACGAAGAAACGGAAAAGCAGTATCTGATCAAATGGAAGGGCTGGTCTCACATACACAACACATGGGAGTCCGAGGAGTCGTTAAAAGCACAAAAAGTCAAGGGATTAAAAAAATTAGATAATTTTATTAAGCGTGAACGGGAAATCAAAAATTGGAGAGACTACGCTGGACCCGAAGATATAGATTATTTTGAGTGTCAATTAGAACTACAGCAAGACCTCCTGAAAAGTTATAATAACGTTGAGAGGATTATTGCTGAATATAACAAACCAGACTCAGAACACCCAGATTACTATTGTAAATGGGAGAGCTTGCCATACGCTGAGGCGACATGGGAGGATGGAGCACTGATTATCAAGAAGTGGCcggaaaaaattaaagaatttcGCGATAGAGAAGACTCGAAGAGGACACCGAGCAAACATTGCAAAGTTTTAAAATCGAGGCCCAAATTTCATCAATTGAAGGGTCAGCCAGAATATATGGGTATAGGACGAGAATTAATACTTAGAGACTATCAGATGGATGGACTGAATTGGATGATCCATTCTTGGTGTAAAGAAAATAG TGTTATTTTAGCAGATGAAATGGGTCTTGGCAAAACGATCCAAACAATATGCTTCCTTTATTACTTGTTCCATACACAACAACTTCACGGGCCATTTTTATTAGTAGTTCCTCTTTCTACGATGACTTCCTGGCAAAGAGAAATGTCGCAGTGGGCACCGGACCTGAATTTCGTCACGTATTTGGGTGACGTTACTTCCCGTAATGTT aTTAGAGAATACGAATGGTGTTATAGTTCAAAGAGATTAAAATTCAATGCCATACTTACCACGTACGAAATAGTACTTAAGGACAAAGCATTTTTGGGTGCCTTAAATTGGGCCGTGCTCTTGGTGGACGAAGCACATCGATTAAAGAATGACGATTCCCTCTTGTACAAAGCACTTGCCGAATTTCACACAAATCATCGACTTTTAATCACTGGCACTCCGTTGCAGAACAGCTTGAAAGAATTGTGGGCTTTGCTGCACTTCATAATGCCCACTAA ATTCAATTCTTGGGAAGAGTTTGAAAAAGAGCACGACAACGCCGCTCAAAAAGGATACTCCAAGCTGCACAAACAGTTAGAACCGTTTATATTACGTCGTGTCAAAAAAGATGTAGAAAAATCGTTGCCCGCGAAAGTTGAGCAAATCCTGCGCGTGGAGATGACGTCTTTACAAAAGCAGTACTACAAATGGATATTGACAAAGAATTACAACGCACTGCGGAAAGGCGTCAAAGGGTCTACCATGACGTTCTTGAATATCGTTATCGAGTTGAAGAAGTGCTGCAATCACGCGTTCCTCACGAAACCCACCGAGTATGAGAGAAAGGAGAGTAATGAGGATTATTTGCAGCAGATAATTCGCGGCTCTGGCAAATTAGTTCTTCTCGATAAATTGCTGGTTAGATTGAGGGAGACAGGCCACAGAGTGTTGATATTCAGCCAGATGGTCCGGATGTTGGATATTCTTGGAGAGTATTTGCAGAAAAGACATTTTCCATTCCAAAGATTAGACGGAAGTATAAAAGGGGAATTGCGGAAACAGGCATTGGATCATTTCAACGCGGAAGGATCGCaagatttttgttttttattgtctacCAGAGCTGGTGGTCTAGGTATCAATCTGGCTACCGCTGATACCGTTATCATATTCGATTCTGATTGGAATCCGCAGAATGATTTGCAAGCGCAGGCTAGAGCACATCGTATTGGTCAAAAGAATCAG GTAAATATTTATCGATTAGTAACGAAAAATTCGGTAGAAGAGGAAATAGTAGAGAGAGCAAAGCAGAAGATGGTCCTCGATCACCTCGTGATTCAAAGGATGGACACGACTGGTCGTACAGTATTAGACAAAAAGAACGCAGGGACCAATAACAATCCATTTAACAAAGAAGATCTAAACGCTATTTTGAAATTTGGTGCCGAAGATCTGTTCAAAGACGAGGAAGACGGGGACGAAGAGCCAACt TGCGATATTGACGAGATCCTACGAAGAGCTGAGACGAGAGACGAAGGGCCCGCAACGGTAGGGGATGAACTGTTGTCTGCGTTTAAAGTAGCTAGTTTCGCTGCATTTGAGGAAGAGTCTGAACCTGTTAGTCAACCTAATGACAATGATGACGAGAGTAAAGATTGG GCGGAAATTATCCCAGAAAATTTCAGAAAGAAagtcgaagaagaagagaagtcCAAAGAGATGGAGGATCTGTACTTGCCACCGAGGAGTCGGAAGACTTTACAGCAAATTAATCAAAGTGAAG GAAGGGCAAGGAAAAGGAAGAAGGCTGACGACAGTGAGGACGGCGAGGATTCCGGAAGCGAAGCCGAAGGCAGTGACGATGACCGTCCTAAAAAAAGAGGTAGACCAAGGGTTACACCCCGGGAGAATATAAAGAGCTTCACTGACGCGGaa ATACGAAGATTTGTGAAGAGTTACAAGAAGTTCCCTGCGCCATTGAAACGTCTAGACGACATAGCTGCGGATGCAGAATTGCAAGAGAAGCCGATGTCGGAATTGCGTTTCTTAGGGGATCAATTGAGAAGCAGATGCGAGGCTTGCCTGTCTGAATTTGAAAGCACTGCCAAAGAAAATAAAGGGGAGGAAGAGGGTAAAGGACCTGGTCGCAAGAGAGGCCGAGGACCTACGTTTAAGATTGGTGGAGTTATGGTTAATGCGAAATCCTTCTCGGCTGCGGTGAAGGAACTTGAGCCTTTGGACCAGGCTTTGCCAACAGATTCTGAGCAACGGTCTAATTGGCACATAGACACTAA ATTAAAGCCTGCAAACTTCGATTCCGAATGGAACTCTGAAGATGATTCTAGACTCCTGAGAGGTATTTATCAACATGGCATGGGCTCATGGGAAGCGATAAAGATGGACAGTAGCTTGAAACTTGGTGATAAGATTCTACCAAATAGCAAGCtgcatttaaagaaaattaacgCGCGAGCTGAATACCTTTTGAAGGTGCTCAAGAAACAAATTGATACCAAACTAGGAGTG ACCAAAACGAGAAAACCAAGAAAGCCAAAGGAAATAAAATCTGCAATTACGAAGgaaattgtagaagaaaatGATAGTTCAGGTGACGAGAGTAGTAAGGCAAAGTCGAAAGCAGAGAAG CCGCCTGTGAAGAAAGAGGAAGAAGTtgtaaagaaagaaattaaggAAGAAGTCGAAGATGTCCCGGATGAGAAGAAGAAGGATAAAAAGactaaaaaggagaaaaaagagAACAAAAAGGCTAAGAAAACTAAACAAGCTACCGGACCGATGCATTTTACCGCTAACAATGAGCCAAGAGCTCTCGATGTTCTCGGAGACCTCCAACCATCTATATTTAATGAG TGCAAAGAAAAGATGAGGCCAGTGAAGAAAGCGCTCAAGGCTTTGGATAGGCCTGATCAATCTTTGAGCGAGGCTGAGCAGGTTGCTCACACGAGACAGTGTCTTGTTCAAATTGGAAATCAAATTAACACCTGTTTAGAAGAATATAGAGATCCAGAGCAAATCAAAGGGTGGAGGAGCAATTTATGGTACTTCGTGTCGAAGTTCACAGAGTTCGACGCGAAAAAGCTTTACAAATTATACAAACACGCAACAAAGAAGGGCGGCGATAGCAACACAAGCGCCACGTCCAGTCCAGAGAAGAAGGAAGAGCCTAGCAACGCCAAG CACACCGATAAGACGTACGACAAACATATCGACAAGCTACAAATAGATACTAACAAAGAAAGTAGGTTACAAAAGCGTAGAGTTGAAGATATGGAGGAAACCTCTAATAGTAGCACGCCAAGTAAGAAACACTTCTCAGCCTTATCTGCTGTAAGCAGTATCAGCAATACATCTACGGTTACTATCGGTGCTATCACTATCACTCCTATTACATCGACTCCAAATTCTACGTCAAGTACCACTAACAGTACGGATACACCGCGACACAAAGAGAAAGAGTCAAAACACAACAAAGATGTTAAAAGAGACAGGGAACGCGACAGAGATAGAGACAGAGCGCACGGCGACAGGAGTATGGATAGAATGAGCGGAGGAAAAGATGAGAGGATCAGGAGAGACAGCGGTGGTTACAGTATAAGCGGCCACTATAGTGGCAGCAGAGATGATGATCATTGGCTGCCGCGTGATGGAAGAGACATGAGGGACGGAAG ATTTGGGGATCACAAACGCGATCGCTTCGACTCGTACGGACGAATGTCCAGCGGATATCATCGTGATAGAGACAGGGATCGTGATAGGAGTATGCACATGAACGATAAGAGGAG CGATTATTACAGATATCCGTCGGGACCGCCAAGCTATGGTTACGGACCAGGAGGAtatggtggtggaggtggtggtGGTTATCCTCCATCAGATATTCCTCCGAGTCACTTCAGAGGTCGAGGATATCCTGGGGACGGTTATCCGAGCGATTGGCGACCAAACAAAGATTACAGACGAGACTATGATAGAAGACCTCCTCCGCCCAACGCCAACTCCTAG
- the Chd1 gene encoding chromodomain-helicase-DNA-binding protein 1 isoform X1 has product MQKTLESESGKESGSDSENESKSDSSSSGSNTGSGSGSESDSSSSSGSGSGSGSDSEKSEKSDAPAQSDSFQSKSSNHSTETKVRLKNESSREWDENPDIYGIRRSGRSRKEPERLATQRESDSDSRKKFKKKSSHNSWNSESSDSESDDLESRRPPPSKSLNRRAAQKAKEKSRVRKKRISESSENSSFDSDDNRRQVTRRTGTAVSYKEESEERTDSEDLVEVEEDNTVTAEPDNAETIERILAQRLGKKGVTGNVTTIYAVEENGDPNPEDLSNEETEKQYLIKWKGWSHIHNTWESEESLKAQKVKGLKKLDNFIKREREIKNWRDYAGPEDIDYFECQLELQQDLLKSYNNVERIIAEYNKPDSEHPDYYCKWESLPYAEATWEDGALIIKKWPEKIKEFRDREDSKRTPSKHCKVLKSRPKFHQLKGQPEYMGIGRELILRDYQMDGLNWMIHSWCKENSVILADEMGLGKTIQTICFLYYLFHTQQLHGPFLLVVPLSTMTSWQREMSQWAPDLNFVTYLGDVTSRNVIREYEWCYSSKRLKFNAILTTYEIVLKDKAFLGALNWAVLLVDEAHRLKNDDSLLYKALAEFHTNHRLLITGTPLQNSLKELWALLHFIMPTKFNSWEEFEKEHDNAAQKGYSKLHKQLEPFILRRVKKDVEKSLPAKVEQILRVEMTSLQKQYYKWILTKNYNALRKGVKGSTMTFLNIVIELKKCCNHAFLTKPTEYERKESNEDYLQQIIRGSGKLVLLDKLLVRLRETGHRVLIFSQMVRMLDILGEYLQKRHFPFQRLDGSIKGELRKQALDHFNAEGSQDFCFLLSTRAGGLGINLATADTVIIFDSDWNPQNDLQAQARAHRIGQKNQVNIYRLVTKNSVEEEIVERAKQKMVLDHLVIQRMDTTGRTVLDKKNAGTNNNPFNKEDLNAILKFGAEDLFKDEEDGDEEPTCDIDEILRRAETRDEGPATVGDELLSAFKVASFAAFEEESEPVSQPNDNDDESKDWAEIIPENFRKKVEEEEKSKEMEDLYLPPRSRKTLQQINQSEGRARKRKKADDSEDGEDSGSEAEGSDDDRPKKRGRPRVTPRENIKSFTDAEIRRFVKSYKKFPAPLKRLDDIAADAELQEKPMSELRFLGDQLRSRCEACLSEFESTAKENKGEEEGKGPGRKRGRGPTFKIGGVMVNAKSFSAAVKELEPLDQALPTDSEQRSNWHIDTKLKPANFDSEWNSEDDSRLLRGIYQHGMGSWEAIKMDSSLKLGDKILPNSKLHLKKINARAEYLLKVLKKQIDTKLGVTKTRKPRKPKEIKSAITKEIVEENDSSGDESSKAKSKAEKPPVKKEEEVVKKEIKEEVEDVPDEKKKDKKTKKEKKENKKAKKTKQATGPMHFTANNEPRALDVLGDLQPSIFNECKEKMRPVKKALKALDRPDQSLSEAEQVAHTRQCLVQIGNQINTCLEEYRDPEQIKGWRSNLWYFVSKFTEFDAKKLYKLYKHATKKGGDSNTSATSSPEKKEEPSNAKKHTDKTYDKHIDKLQIDTNKESRLQKRRVEDMEETSNSSTPSKKHFSALSAVSSISNTSTVTIGAITITPITSTPNSTSSTTNSTDTPRHKEKESKHNKDVKRDRERDRDRDRAHGDRSMDRMSGGKDERIRRDSGGYSISGHYSGSRDDDHWLPRDGRDMRDGRFGDHKRDRFDSYGRMSSGYHRDRDRDRDRSMHMNDKRSDYYRYPSGPPSYGYGPGGYGGGGGGGYPPSDIPPSHFRGRGYPGDGYPSDWRPNKDYRRDYDRRPPPPNANS; this is encoded by the exons ATGCAG AAAACGTTAGAATCTGAATCTGGTAAGGAATCTGGATCTGATTCTGAAAATGAGAGTAAGAGCGATAGCTCTTCCTCTGGGAGCAATACAGGATCTGGTTCGGGATCGGAAAG TGACTCTAGCTCCTCGAGTGGTTCCGGGTCTGGATCAGGCTCTGATTCCGAGAAATCAGAGAAGTCGGATGCACCTGCACAAAGCGATAGCTTCCAGAGCAAAAGTTCGAATCACAGCACAGAAACAAAAGTTAGGCTTAAAAATGAGTCTAGTCGTGAATGGGATGAGAATCCTGATATATATGGCATCAGGAGATCTGGGCGTTCTAGAAAAGAGCCTGAAAGGCTTGCAACACAACGAGAAAGCGATAGCGATAGTCGCAAGAAATTTAAGAAGAAAAG TTCTCACAATTCGTGGAATTCAGAAAGTTCAGATTCTGAATCTGACGATCTTGAGAGTAGGAGACCACCACCTAGTAAATCGTTGAATAGACGTGCCGCTCAAAAGGCAAAAGAAAAATCCAGAGTGCGGAAGAAGAGAATTTCAGAGTCATCTGAAAATTCTTCCTTTGACAGTGACGATAACAGAAG ACAAGTTACAAGAAGAACTGGTACTGCAGTCAGTTACAAAGAGGAGAGCGAAGAGAGAACTGATAGCGAAGACTTGGTGGAAGTCGAGGAAGATAATACTGTAACCGCAGAGCCTGATAATGCAGAAACCATTGAGCGAATTTTGGCGCAGAGGCTTGGTAAAAAAGGAG TTACAGGGAATGTTACAACAATATACGCTGTCGAAGAGAATGGAGACCCGAATCCGGAAGACTTGTCGAACGAAGAAACGGAAAAGCAGTATCTGATCAAATGGAAGGGCTGGTCTCACATACACAACACATGGGAGTCCGAGGAGTCGTTAAAAGCACAAAAAGTCAAGGGATTAAAAAAATTAGATAATTTTATTAAGCGTGAACGGGAAATCAAAAATTGGAGAGACTACGCTGGACCCGAAGATATAGATTATTTTGAGTGTCAATTAGAACTACAGCAAGACCTCCTGAAAAGTTATAATAACGTTGAGAGGATTATTGCTGAATATAACAAACCAGACTCAGAACACCCAGATTACTATTGTAAATGGGAGAGCTTGCCATACGCTGAGGCGACATGGGAGGATGGAGCACTGATTATCAAGAAGTGGCcggaaaaaattaaagaatttcGCGATAGAGAAGACTCGAAGAGGACACCGAGCAAACATTGCAAAGTTTTAAAATCGAGGCCCAAATTTCATCAATTGAAGGGTCAGCCAGAATATATGGGTATAGGACGAGAATTAATACTTAGAGACTATCAGATGGATGGACTGAATTGGATGATCCATTCTTGGTGTAAAGAAAATAG TGTTATTTTAGCAGATGAAATGGGTCTTGGCAAAACGATCCAAACAATATGCTTCCTTTATTACTTGTTCCATACACAACAACTTCACGGGCCATTTTTATTAGTAGTTCCTCTTTCTACGATGACTTCCTGGCAAAGAGAAATGTCGCAGTGGGCACCGGACCTGAATTTCGTCACGTATTTGGGTGACGTTACTTCCCGTAATGTT aTTAGAGAATACGAATGGTGTTATAGTTCAAAGAGATTAAAATTCAATGCCATACTTACCACGTACGAAATAGTACTTAAGGACAAAGCATTTTTGGGTGCCTTAAATTGGGCCGTGCTCTTGGTGGACGAAGCACATCGATTAAAGAATGACGATTCCCTCTTGTACAAAGCACTTGCCGAATTTCACACAAATCATCGACTTTTAATCACTGGCACTCCGTTGCAGAACAGCTTGAAAGAATTGTGGGCTTTGCTGCACTTCATAATGCCCACTAA ATTCAATTCTTGGGAAGAGTTTGAAAAAGAGCACGACAACGCCGCTCAAAAAGGATACTCCAAGCTGCACAAACAGTTAGAACCGTTTATATTACGTCGTGTCAAAAAAGATGTAGAAAAATCGTTGCCCGCGAAAGTTGAGCAAATCCTGCGCGTGGAGATGACGTCTTTACAAAAGCAGTACTACAAATGGATATTGACAAAGAATTACAACGCACTGCGGAAAGGCGTCAAAGGGTCTACCATGACGTTCTTGAATATCGTTATCGAGTTGAAGAAGTGCTGCAATCACGCGTTCCTCACGAAACCCACCGAGTATGAGAGAAAGGAGAGTAATGAGGATTATTTGCAGCAGATAATTCGCGGCTCTGGCAAATTAGTTCTTCTCGATAAATTGCTGGTTAGATTGAGGGAGACAGGCCACAGAGTGTTGATATTCAGCCAGATGGTCCGGATGTTGGATATTCTTGGAGAGTATTTGCAGAAAAGACATTTTCCATTCCAAAGATTAGACGGAAGTATAAAAGGGGAATTGCGGAAACAGGCATTGGATCATTTCAACGCGGAAGGATCGCaagatttttgttttttattgtctacCAGAGCTGGTGGTCTAGGTATCAATCTGGCTACCGCTGATACCGTTATCATATTCGATTCTGATTGGAATCCGCAGAATGATTTGCAAGCGCAGGCTAGAGCACATCGTATTGGTCAAAAGAATCAG GTAAATATTTATCGATTAGTAACGAAAAATTCGGTAGAAGAGGAAATAGTAGAGAGAGCAAAGCAGAAGATGGTCCTCGATCACCTCGTGATTCAAAGGATGGACACGACTGGTCGTACAGTATTAGACAAAAAGAACGCAGGGACCAATAACAATCCATTTAACAAAGAAGATCTAAACGCTATTTTGAAATTTGGTGCCGAAGATCTGTTCAAAGACGAGGAAGACGGGGACGAAGAGCCAACt TGCGATATTGACGAGATCCTACGAAGAGCTGAGACGAGAGACGAAGGGCCCGCAACGGTAGGGGATGAACTGTTGTCTGCGTTTAAAGTAGCTAGTTTCGCTGCATTTGAGGAAGAGTCTGAACCTGTTAGTCAACCTAATGACAATGATGACGAGAGTAAAGATTGG GCGGAAATTATCCCAGAAAATTTCAGAAAGAAagtcgaagaagaagagaagtcCAAAGAGATGGAGGATCTGTACTTGCCACCGAGGAGTCGGAAGACTTTACAGCAAATTAATCAAAGTGAAG GAAGGGCAAGGAAAAGGAAGAAGGCTGACGACAGTGAGGACGGCGAGGATTCCGGAAGCGAAGCCGAAGGCAGTGACGATGACCGTCCTAAAAAAAGAGGTAGACCAAGGGTTACACCCCGGGAGAATATAAAGAGCTTCACTGACGCGGaa ATACGAAGATTTGTGAAGAGTTACAAGAAGTTCCCTGCGCCATTGAAACGTCTAGACGACATAGCTGCGGATGCAGAATTGCAAGAGAAGCCGATGTCGGAATTGCGTTTCTTAGGGGATCAATTGAGAAGCAGATGCGAGGCTTGCCTGTCTGAATTTGAAAGCACTGCCAAAGAAAATAAAGGGGAGGAAGAGGGTAAAGGACCTGGTCGCAAGAGAGGCCGAGGACCTACGTTTAAGATTGGTGGAGTTATGGTTAATGCGAAATCCTTCTCGGCTGCGGTGAAGGAACTTGAGCCTTTGGACCAGGCTTTGCCAACAGATTCTGAGCAACGGTCTAATTGGCACATAGACACTAA ATTAAAGCCTGCAAACTTCGATTCCGAATGGAACTCTGAAGATGATTCTAGACTCCTGAGAGGTATTTATCAACATGGCATGGGCTCATGGGAAGCGATAAAGATGGACAGTAGCTTGAAACTTGGTGATAAGATTCTACCAAATAGCAAGCtgcatttaaagaaaattaacgCGCGAGCTGAATACCTTTTGAAGGTGCTCAAGAAACAAATTGATACCAAACTAGGAGTG ACCAAAACGAGAAAACCAAGAAAGCCAAAGGAAATAAAATCTGCAATTACGAAGgaaattgtagaagaaaatGATAGTTCAGGTGACGAGAGTAGTAAGGCAAAGTCGAAAGCAGAGAAG CCGCCTGTGAAGAAAGAGGAAGAAGTtgtaaagaaagaaattaaggAAGAAGTCGAAGATGTCCCGGATGAGAAGAAGAAGGATAAAAAGactaaaaaggagaaaaaagagAACAAAAAGGCTAAGAAAACTAAACAAGCTACCGGACCGATGCATTTTACCGCTAACAATGAGCCAAGAGCTCTCGATGTTCTCGGAGACCTCCAACCATCTATATTTAATGAG TGCAAAGAAAAGATGAGGCCAGTGAAGAAAGCGCTCAAGGCTTTGGATAGGCCTGATCAATCTTTGAGCGAGGCTGAGCAGGTTGCTCACACGAGACAGTGTCTTGTTCAAATTGGAAATCAAATTAACACCTGTTTAGAAGAATATAGAGATCCAGAGCAAATCAAAGGGTGGAGGAGCAATTTATGGTACTTCGTGTCGAAGTTCACAGAGTTCGACGCGAAAAAGCTTTACAAATTATACAAACACGCAACAAAGAAGGGCGGCGATAGCAACACAAGCGCCACGTCCAGTCCAGAGAAGAAGGAAGAGCCTAGCAACGCCAAG AAGCACACCGATAAGACGTACGACAAACATATCGACAAGCTACAAATAGATACTAACAAAGAAAGTAGGTTACAAAAGCGTAGAGTTGAAGATATGGAGGAAACCTCTAATAGTAGCACGCCAAGTAAGAAACACTTCTCAGCCTTATCTGCTGTAAGCAGTATCAGCAATACATCTACGGTTACTATCGGTGCTATCACTATCACTCCTATTACATCGACTCCAAATTCTACGTCAAGTACCACTAACAGTACGGATACACCGCGACACAAAGAGAAAGAGTCAAAACACAACAAAGATGTTAAAAGAGACAGGGAACGCGACAGAGATAGAGACAGAGCGCACGGCGACAGGAGTATGGATAGAATGAGCGGAGGAAAAGATGAGAGGATCAGGAGAGACAGCGGTGGTTACAGTATAAGCGGCCACTATAGTGGCAGCAGAGATGATGATCATTGGCTGCCGCGTGATGGAAGAGACATGAGGGACGGAAG ATTTGGGGATCACAAACGCGATCGCTTCGACTCGTACGGACGAATGTCCAGCGGATATCATCGTGATAGAGACAGGGATCGTGATAGGAGTATGCACATGAACGATAAGAGGAG CGATTATTACAGATATCCGTCGGGACCGCCAAGCTATGGTTACGGACCAGGAGGAtatggtggtggaggtggtggtGGTTATCCTCCATCAGATATTCCTCCGAGTCACTTCAGAGGTCGAGGATATCCTGGGGACGGTTATCCGAGCGATTGGCGACCAAACAAAGATTACAGACGAGACTATGATAGAAGACCTCCTCCGCCCAACGCCAACTCCTAG